A segment of the Thermus filiformis genome:
AAGGTCTCAAGCCCCAGCCCCGTCTTCAAAAGCCGGAAGAACCGCTCCACCTCCCACCGCCTGCGGTACGCCTCCACCACCTGCGCCGCCTCCTCCCTCCCCCTCACCGGCAAGCTGGTCAGTAGCCACCACTCCCCACGCCGCCCCAGGGCTGGCACCCGGCAGACCACCAGGTGGAGCCGCCTCCCCTCCACCTCCACCTCCCTCCATCCGAAGTGGAGCCGCACCCGCTGGTACCTGCCCCCTACCCTCAGCTCCACCTCCTCCCCACAGGGAAGGGCCAGGGAAGAAGCCACCTTCGCCAGAGAACCCCCCTCCCCAAGCTTCCGGTCCCGGTGGACCCGCACCACGAACTCCTCCAGA
Coding sequences within it:
- a CDS encoding transposase, which encodes LEEFVVRVHRDRKLGEGGSLAKVASSLALPCGEEVELRVGGRYQRVRLHFGWREVEVEGRRLHLVVCRVPALGRRGEWWLLTSLPVRGREEAAQVVEAYRRRWEVERFFRLLKTGLGLETFQVRGLARIRKVVAVLLGLAVCLWGGERLGDPFKGFLLQLGGKLGLPSERDGPYLLLRGLVRLLNYEVTQELLKQAKGGRGRSFG